A window of the Rhizobium sp. CB3090 genome harbors these coding sequences:
- the nifH gene encoding nitrogenase iron protein, with the protein MSDLRQIAFYGKGGIGKSTTSQNTLAALVDLGQKILIVGCDPKADSTRLILNSKAQDTVLHLAAEEGSVEDLELEDVLKIGYKGIKCVESGGPEPGVGCAGRGVITSINFLEENGAYDNVDYVSYDVLGDVVCGGFAMPIRENKAQEIYIVMSGEMMALYAANNIAKGILKYAHAGGVRLGGLICNERQTDREVDLAEALASRLNSKLIHFVPRDNIVQHAELRKMTVIQYAPDSKQAGEYRTLAEKIHANSGQGTVPTPITMEELEDMLLDFGIMKTDEQMLAELQAKESKVAAAQ; encoded by the coding sequence ATGTCAGATTTGCGTCAAATCGCATTCTACGGCAAAGGGGGCATCGGCAAGTCCACTACCTCCCAAAATACGCTCGCAGCCCTTGTCGATCTGGGGCAGAAGATTCTCATCGTCGGCTGCGATCCCAAAGCCGACTCCACCCGCCTCATCTTGAACTCGAAGGCGCAGGACACCGTCCTGCATCTAGCGGCAGAGGAAGGTTCGGTGGAAGACCTCGAACTCGAGGACGTGCTCAAAATCGGATATAAGGGCATCAAATGCGTGGAGTCCGGTGGACCGGAGCCGGGTGTTGGTTGCGCCGGTCGCGGCGTCATCACCTCCATCAACTTCCTTGAGGAAAACGGCGCCTACGACAATGTCGACTATGTCTCCTATGACGTGCTTGGCGACGTCGTGTGCGGCGGCTTCGCCATGCCGATCCGCGAGAACAAGGCCCAGGAAATCTACATCGTCATGTCCGGCGAGATGATGGCGCTCTATGCGGCAAACAACATCGCCAAGGGCATCCTGAAATATGCGCATGCAGGCGGCGTGCGGCTCGGCGGTCTGATCTGCAACGAGCGCCAGACGGACCGCGAAGTCGACCTCGCCGAGGCCCTGGCCTCCAGGCTCAATTCCAAGCTCATTCATTTCGTGCCGCGCGACAACATCGTCCAGCACGCCGAGCTCAGGAAAATGACGGTCATCCAGTATGCGCCGGACTCCAAGCAGGCCGGAGAATATCGCACCCTGGCTGAGAAGATTCATGCCAATTCGGGTCAAGGGACCGTCCCGACCCCAATCACCATGGAAGAGCTCGAGGACATGCTGCTCGACTTCGGCATCATGAAGACCGACGAGCAGATGCTTGCCGAACTTCAGGCCAAGGAATCGAAGGTGGCGGCCGCCCAATAA